A genomic region of Corticium candelabrum chromosome 22, ooCorCand1.1, whole genome shotgun sequence contains the following coding sequences:
- the LOC134197591 gene encoding uncharacterized protein LOC134197591 gives MNIVLVVVFLTCSTLPLCCSKPKKHDVCHPGRDGVNGRDGRDGTPGICVEQPGQEKEIAKLRKELDKLTDSVIRMSSLPSGTRICAPGSYMALGFCLPKSPSPYVDHAYCPSGFALSRGVCYRWPSPQCQTQNLANADSICKALKGRLCAVPELDRLAGTGCNFDSAGSWALLGVQYSTTYSQVYGYCLRDDNTHTAALNDSMTQSSTDDVLTIAWCNAVTSLAPEAQSNIKAGVICCKT, from the exons ATGAATATTGTTCtcgttgttgtgtttttgacTTGCTCGACGCTCCCTCTTTGTTGTTCAAAGCCCAAAAAGCATGATGTATGTCATCCTGGCCGAGATGGCGTGAACGGTCGAGACGGTAGAGATGGAACGCCTGGGATATGCGTCGAACAACCAGGACAAGAAAAGGAGATTGCAAAGCTGAGAAAGGAG CTTGACAAACTCACCGATTCAGTCATTAGAATGTCTTCCCTTCCATCTGGTACTCGCATCTGCGCTCCAGGTAGCTATATGGCATTGGGCTTCTGTCTACCTAAATCACCATCACCCTACGTTGATCACGCTTATTGTCCGTCTGGCTTCGCGCTGTCCAGAGGAGTCTGCTACCGTTGGCCTTCACCTCAATGTCAAACTCAAAACCTCGCTAACGCTGACAGTATATGCAAAGCGCTAAAAGGACGGTTGTGTGCTGTTCCAGAGTTGGACCGTTTGGCGGGCACAGGGTGTAATTTCGACTCTGCGGGCAGCTGGGCTTTACTGGGTGTTCAGTACAGTACTACGTACAGTCAAGTGTATGGTTACTGTCTCAGAGATGACAACACCCACACCGCAGCACTCAATGACTCAATGACTCAATCGTCTACGGACGACGTGCTAACTATTGCCTGGTGTAATGCAGTGACGTCTCTCGCACCGGAGGCTCAGAGTAACATCAAAGCAGGAGTGATATGCTGCAAGACCTGA